The following coding sequences lie in one Phragmites australis chromosome 8, lpPhrAust1.1, whole genome shotgun sequence genomic window:
- the LOC133927155 gene encoding CASP-like protein 2C1, whose product MGAARGTEVKAEGVLRGACAALAAAAALLVGLSTQTETVLLVRKKATVKDVQALWVLAVAAGAAAGYHLLQLLKCFYLGRRFAVSPCRNSRALAWTCLLLDKACAYTTFAATVAATQACMIALEGAHAVQWTKLCNIYTRFCEQIAGSLALGMLAAAGTAVASAVSARNLFRLYPSQLPRPYAAH is encoded by the exons ATGGGAGCGGCTCGGGGAACGGAGGTGAAGGCGGAGGGCGTCCTGCGCGGCGCGTGCGCGGCGCTGGCCGCGGCGGCTGCGCTGCTGGTGGGGCTGAGCACGCAGACGGAGACGGTGCTGCTCGTCAGGAAGAAAGCCACCGTCAAGGACGTCCAGGCCCTCTG GgtgctggcggtggcggccggcgcggcggcggggtaCCACCTTCTGCAGCTGCTCAAGTGCTTCtacctcggccgccgcttcgCCGTGAGCCCCTGCCGGAACAGCAGGGCCTTGGCCTGGACCTGCCTCCTGCTCGACAAG GCGTGCGCGTACACGACGTTCGCAGCGACGGTGGCGGCGACGCAGGCGTGCATGATCGCGCTGGAGGGCGCGCACGCGGTGCAGTGGACCAAGCTCTGCAACATCTACACCCGCTTCTGCGAGCAGATCGCCGGCAGCCTCGCGCTGGGgatgctcgccgccgccggcaccgccgtcgcctccgccgTCTCCGCGCGCAACCTCTTCCGCCTCTACCCGTCGCAGCTGCCGCGGCCATACGCCGCGCACTAG
- the LOC133927154 gene encoding 4-coumarate--CoA ligase 4: MGSVPEDAAGAVFRSKLPDIEIPRHLSLQAYCFERLPEVAARPCIIDGQTGTVYTYADVEHLSRKAASALRGLGVGKGDVVMNLLRNCPEFAFVFLGAARLGSATTTANPFYTPHEIHRQAAAAGAKVIVTEACAVEKVRGFAAERGVPVAAVDGAFDGCVGFWDLMAGAEPLAADEEVDPDDVVALPYSSGTMGMPKGVMLTHRSLVTSVAQQVDGENPNLYFGDEDVLLCVLPLFHIYSLNSVLLAGLRAGSAIVIMRKFDIGALVDLVRAHGVTVAPFVPPIVLEIAKSPRVTADDLASIRMVMSGAAPMGRDLQDAFMAKIPNAVLGQGYGMTEAGPVLAMCLAFAKEPFEVKSGSCGTVVRNAELKIVDPDTGASLGRNQPGEICIRGEQIMKGYLNDPEATMNTIDKNRWLHTGDIGYVDDDDEIFIVDRLKEIIKYKGFQVPPAELEALLITHPEIKDAAVVSMKDELAGEVPVAFIVRIEGSEISESEIKQFVAKEVVFYKRINRVFFTDSIPKNPSGKILRKDLRARLAAGIPSSDSAQSKS; this comes from the exons ATGGGGTCCGTTCCAGAGGACGCGGCGGGGGCGGTGTTCCGCTCCAAGCTCCCCGACATCGAGATCCCGCGCCACCTCTCCCTGCAGGCCTACTGCTTCGAGCGGCTGCCCGAGGTGGCCGCCCGCCCCTGCATCATCGACGGGCAGACGGGGACCGTGTACACCTACGCCGATGTGGAGCATCTCTCGCGGAAGGCTGCCTCGGCGCTGCGGGGGCTCGGGGTCGGGAAGGGCGACGTGGTGATGAACCTCCTCCGCAACTGCCCCGAGTTCGCCTtcgtcttcctcggcgccgcGCGACTGGGCTCGGCCACCACCACGGCGAACCCGTTCTACACGCCGCACGAGATCCACCGCCAGGCAGCCGCCGCGGGGGCGAAGGTGATCGTCACCGAGGCCTGCGCCGTCGAGAAGGTGCGCGGGTTCGCCGCCGAGCGCGGCGTCCCCGTGGCCGCCGTCGACGGGGCCTTCGATGGCTGCGTCGGGTTCTGGGACCTGATGGCCGGCGCCGAGCCGCTCGCCGCCGACGAGGAGGTCGACCCCGATGACGTCGTCGCCCTGCCCTACTCGTCCGGCACCATGGGCATGCCCAAGGGTGTCATGCTCACACACCGCAGCCTCGTCACCAGCGTCGCGCAGCAG GTGGACGGCGAGAACCCGAACCTGTACTTCGGCGACGAGGACGTGCTGCTGTGCGTGCTCCCGCTGTTCCACATCTACTCGCTCAACTCGGTGCTGCTCGCCGGCCTGCGCGCCGGGTCGGCCATCGTCATCATGCGCAAGTTCGACATCGGCGCGCTGGTGGACCTGGTCCGCGCGCACGGCGTCACCGTCGCGCCCTTCGTGCCGCCCATCGTCTTGGAGATCGCCAAGAGCCCCCGCGTCACCGCCGACGACCTCGCGTCCATCCGCATGGTCATGTCCGGTGCCGCGCCCATGGGCAGGGACCTCCAGGACGCATTCATGGCCAAGATCCCCAACGCCGTCCTCGGGCAG GGCTATGGGATGACCGAGGCAGGGCCTGTGCTGGCCATGTGCCTGGCCTTCGCCAAGGAGCCGTTCGAGGTCAAGTCGGGCTCCTGCGGCACCGTCGTCAGGAACGCAGAGCTGAAGATCGTCGACCCCGACACCGGCGCGTCACTGGGCCGGAACCAGCCGGGAGAGATTTGCATTCGCGGAGAACAAATCATGAAAG GTTATCTGAATGACCCCGAGGCGACAATGAACACCATTGATAAGAACAGATGGCTGCACACCGGGGACATTGGTTATGTTGACGATGACGATGAGATATTCATTGTCGACAGGCTCAAGGAGATAATCAAATACAAGGGTTTCCAAGTACCTCCTGCAGAACTTGAGGCCCTTCTCATCACACATCCTGAAATTAAGGATGCTGCTGTTGTCTC GATGAAAGACGAACTTGCTGGTGAAGTTCCTGTTGCATTCATTGTGCGGATCGAAGGTTCTGAGATCAGTGAGAGCGAGATCAAGCAGTTCGTGGCAAAGGAG GTCGTGTTCTACAAGAGGATCAACAGAGTTTTCTTCACGGATTCCATTCCGAAGAATCCTTCGGGCAAGATCCTTAGGAAGGACCTGAGAGCGCGGCTTGCCGCGGGCATTCCTAGCAGTGACAGCGCACAGTCCAAAAGTTAA